From the genome of Sulfurovum sp. NBC37-1, one region includes:
- a CDS encoding succinyldiaminopimelate transaminase: MNFETYPFEKLNQLLENVTPNNDFAPLSLTIGEPQFATPQFILDALCDNASLLNKYPKTAGEAVLREGMLTYLQKRFGLSLDNTQIIPTFGTREVLFNFPQFLLHDAERALMVFPNPFYQIYEGAAKASRGDVVYLNLNKDNDFQPEVDEFMLAEANLVILNSPNNPTSSVMDMEEMIKWVKLALKHEFVLLNDECYADLYLNEPVPSLLNASIEAGNEDFRNILVINSISKRSSAPGLRSGFIAGDAEILKAYMVYRTYVGCASPLPLQEAAAVAWADQEHVDGFRQKYRKNFEIAKEVLGVEAPEATFYIWLEVDDEIDFTVKLYEKYNLKVLPGSFLGREGEGKGYVRLALVYEADKTREALQRIAALQAELNQ; this comes from the coding sequence ATGAATTTCGAAACCTACCCCTTTGAAAAACTCAACCAACTTCTTGAGAACGTAACGCCAAACAATGATTTTGCGCCATTGAGCCTGACCATAGGTGAACCGCAGTTTGCAACGCCACAGTTTATTTTGGATGCGCTCTGTGACAATGCATCGCTGCTGAACAAGTACCCCAAAACCGCAGGCGAAGCAGTTCTGCGCGAAGGGATGCTGACCTATCTGCAAAAGCGTTTCGGCCTGAGTCTGGACAATACACAGATCATTCCGACTTTCGGTACCCGTGAAGTACTTTTCAATTTTCCGCAGTTCCTGCTGCATGATGCCGAGAGAGCCCTGATGGTCTTTCCCAATCCTTTCTACCAGATCTACGAGGGAGCGGCAAAAGCGAGCAGGGGAGATGTGGTCTACCTGAACCTGAACAAAGACAACGATTTTCAGCCGGAGGTGGATGAGTTTATGCTGGCCGAGGCGAATCTGGTCATTCTCAACTCCCCTAACAATCCGACCAGTTCGGTCATGGATATGGAGGAGATGATAAAGTGGGTCAAACTCGCCCTTAAGCATGAATTCGTTCTACTCAATGATGAATGTTATGCCGATCTTTACCTCAATGAACCCGTACCTTCCCTGCTCAATGCCAGTATCGAAGCGGGCAATGAGGATTTCAGGAATATCCTGGTGATCAACTCCATCTCGAAACGCTCTTCCGCACCGGGGCTTAGAAGCGGTTTTATTGCGGGAGATGCAGAAATACTCAAAGCCTATATGGTGTACCGCACCTATGTGGGGTGCGCTTCTCCCTTGCCGTTGCAGGAGGCTGCTGCGGTGGCATGGGCCGACCAGGAACATGTGGATGGATTTAGACAGAAGTATAGAAAGAATTTTGAGATCGCCAAAGAGGTCCTGGGTGTGGAAGCACCCGAGGCCACCTTCTACATTTGGCTTGAAGTTGATGATGAGATAGATTTTACCGTCAAACTCTATGAAAAGTACAATCTCAAAGTGCTCCCCGGATCGTTCCTGGGACGTGAAGGAGAAGGCAAAGGCTATGTCAGGCTGGCACTTGTCTATGAAGCGGACAAAACAAGAGAAGCACTGCAGCGCATCGCTGCTTTGCAGGCTGAGCTGAATCAATAA
- a CDS encoding PliI family lysozyme inhibitor of I-type lysozyme: protein MTDHTRKDTIKLTKTVLSVAILLTSTLYANQPSFDCSKVEKKSSEGLICSSDELMDIDRELATVYKQALAKASEEDMLKAHQRGWIKGRNDCWKAEDEKACMLDQYQLRIKELKEKYGLSDTLNGFDKVLKLQGITFHVQATNEGSLNQLTITPSGLEIDNRVIEQEIDGSVTGAEVADINGDGSPEIYVYVTSAGSGSYGTLVAYSANNKKSLSGIYLPPLEDDKKNSVGYMGHDEFAVIENSLARRFPVYNKEDSNAKPTGGTRQLEYKLVPGEASWQLKLVNSTTY, encoded by the coding sequence ATGACAGATCACACTAGAAAAGATACAATAAAATTAACGAAAACGGTTTTATCTGTAGCCATACTATTGACATCAACATTGTATGCAAATCAACCCAGTTTTGACTGCTCTAAAGTAGAAAAGAAGAGTTCTGAAGGTCTGATCTGTAGCTCGGATGAACTCATGGATATAGATAGAGAGCTGGCAACTGTATATAAACAGGCTTTGGCAAAAGCATCTGAAGAAGATATGCTAAAAGCACATCAAAGAGGCTGGATAAAAGGGCGTAATGACTGTTGGAAAGCAGAAGATGAAAAAGCCTGTATGTTAGATCAGTATCAACTGCGTATCAAAGAGCTTAAAGAGAAATATGGGCTTTCAGATACCCTAAATGGTTTTGACAAAGTGCTAAAACTTCAAGGCATAACCTTTCATGTTCAAGCGACAAATGAAGGTTCTCTCAATCAACTCACTATCACACCTAGTGGTTTGGAGATCGACAACAGAGTGATTGAACAAGAGATCGATGGTTCGGTAACAGGTGCTGAAGTAGCAGATATCAATGGAGACGGCTCCCCGGAAATTTATGTTTATGTAACCTCTGCAGGTTCTGGCTCCTATGGTACACTGGTTGCCTATAGTGCCAATAACAAAAAATCACTCTCCGGTATCTATCTGCCACCATTGGAAGATGATAAGAAAAACAGTGTCGGCTATATGGGGCATGATGAATTTGCTGTTATTGAGAATAGTTTGGCAAGACGCTTCCCTGTTTACAACAAAGAGGACAGCAATGCAAAGCCAACAGGTGGAACAAGACAGTTGGAATATAAGCTGGTTCCGGGTGAAGCTTCCTGGCAATTAAAACTAGTGAACAGTACAACATATTGA
- a CDS encoding CPBP family intramembrane glutamic endopeptidase, whose translation MLKKFRDNPLSTAFIIIGIYGFWFISPVLFGFYNPDKPVLDGIAGGISQWKNQLIIGFVLVGILTVLGWWKTIGFTKMNPGSIKFLLPIFILAMLMLITAWMLNDNQQNWFAGFSSSSEFFILLLVMLILGFTEEGIFRGILFYGLGSKFTPLYTVLLSAVIFGLFHYINILAGKPFAATSYQVIHAMGMGFLYASLRLHIGAIWPLMILHGIWDFSLFTLVTVLAQNNQGATEHITQFSALGAGAVAFPAISYGIFIYWHWHKTHHIMTQRKKFNCIRSNNEYSFYGNTPIFHRWFI comes from the coding sequence ATGTTAAAAAAATTTAGAGATAACCCACTATCTACCGCTTTTATTATTATAGGTATTTATGGATTTTGGTTCATCTCTCCCGTTCTGTTTGGATTCTATAATCCCGACAAGCCTGTTTTAGATGGTATTGCTGGAGGTATTTCACAATGGAAGAACCAACTTATTATTGGTTTTGTTCTTGTGGGTATACTTACTGTTCTGGGATGGTGGAAGACCATCGGCTTTACAAAAATGAATCCAGGAAGCATCAAGTTCTTATTGCCGATTTTTATACTTGCCATGCTCATGCTTATCACTGCCTGGATGCTGAATGACAACCAACAGAATTGGTTTGCAGGGTTTAGTAGTTCTTCAGAGTTTTTTATACTTCTTCTGGTTATGCTGATTCTTGGTTTTACCGAAGAAGGAATATTTAGAGGCATACTCTTTTACGGGCTTGGGTCAAAATTCACCCCTCTGTATACCGTACTTTTATCCGCTGTTATCTTTGGATTGTTTCACTATATCAACATACTGGCAGGTAAACCCTTTGCAGCAACTTCCTATCAAGTGATCCATGCCATGGGTATGGGCTTTTTGTATGCTTCTTTGCGTTTACATATAGGTGCTATCTGGCCACTGATGATACTGCATGGTATTTGGGATTTTTCACTCTTTACACTGGTTACAGTACTTGCCCAAAACAATCAGGGGGCTACTGAACATATTACACAGTTCTCTGCACTTGGCGCAGGGGCAGTTGCCTTTCCTGCGATCAGTTATGGAATATTTATCTATTGGCATTGGCATAAGACCCACCATATCATGACACAAAGAAAAAAGTTTAACTGCATAAGGAGCAATAATGAATACAGTTTTTATGGAAATACTCCCATTTTTCATCGTTGGTTTATTTGA
- a CDS encoding fumarate reductase flavoprotein subunit — protein MKIIYTDALIVGGGLAGLRSAIAARDKGLDTIVLSMVPVKRSHSVAAQGGMQASLANSVKGEGDNEDVHFADTVKGSDWGCDQKVARMFVTTAPKAIRELAAWGVPWSRIGKGGHTVVINGKKETIMEREEAYGLINARDFGGTKKWRTCYTSDATGHTMLYAVANEALKRDVTIHDKKEAISIIHDKGVCHGVVVRDLINGELIAYVARGTMIATGGYGRIYKQSTNAIICKGIGTAIALETGIAELGNMEAVQFHPTPIVPSGILLTEGCRGDGGVLRDKDGYRFMPDYEPEKKELASRDVVSRRMIEHIRKGKGVKSPYGDHLWLDISILGREHIEKNLRDVQDIAISFNGIDPADEGEKGWMPVLPMQHYSMGGIRVQPSGESTTMKGLFCAGEAACWDLHGFNRLGGNSVSEAVVSGMIVGEYFAQYCEETHLNTNTSVIEEHLQKQVDYLKEILERDGGLNIFDIKDEMRTIMQDKVGIFRNGDDLLDAVHQLEELLKKTKEITVESKSMGNNPGLNEVYRVTKMLKLALCVAKGALQRTESRGAHYREDFPKRDDMHWLKRTITTWPNEEDTLPTIHYEEIDIMEMEMPPAFRGYGRKDSLIENPLSAQREAEIEAIKKTLDTVDRFTVQEALLDYELPGNLKHKNERVGVGYA, from the coding sequence ATGAAAATAATATATACCGATGCATTGATCGTAGGCGGAGGCTTGGCAGGACTGCGTTCCGCTATTGCCGCGAGGGACAAGGGGCTTGATACCATCGTGCTGAGTATGGTGCCGGTGAAACGTTCCCACTCGGTAGCGGCACAGGGTGGCATGCAGGCGAGTCTCGCCAACTCTGTCAAGGGGGAAGGGGACAATGAAGATGTCCACTTTGCCGACACTGTCAAGGGAAGCGACTGGGGATGTGACCAAAAGGTTGCACGTATGTTTGTGACCACTGCACCCAAAGCGATACGCGAACTGGCGGCATGGGGCGTGCCGTGGAGCCGTATAGGCAAGGGTGGCCATACCGTGGTCATTAATGGGAAAAAAGAGACGATCATGGAGAGGGAAGAGGCGTACGGCCTTATCAATGCGCGGGATTTCGGCGGAACGAAAAAGTGGCGTACCTGTTACACGTCCGATGCTACAGGGCATACGATGCTCTATGCCGTGGCGAACGAAGCGCTGAAGCGTGATGTAACCATCCACGATAAAAAGGAAGCGATCTCGATCATTCATGATAAGGGTGTCTGCCACGGTGTCGTAGTACGTGACCTGATCAATGGAGAGCTGATAGCCTATGTGGCGCGCGGAACGATGATCGCCACGGGAGGATACGGACGTATCTACAAACAGTCGACCAATGCGATCATCTGCAAGGGGATTGGTACGGCCATTGCGCTTGAAACGGGGATCGCTGAACTGGGCAACATGGAAGCGGTGCAGTTCCACCCTACACCGATCGTACCTTCGGGCATACTGCTGACAGAAGGGTGCCGCGGGGACGGTGGCGTGCTGCGTGACAAGGATGGGTACCGTTTTATGCCCGACTACGAACCCGAAAAGAAGGAGCTTGCCTCAAGAGACGTGGTGAGCCGCCGGATGATAGAGCATATCAGAAAAGGCAAAGGGGTCAAATCACCGTATGGCGATCATCTGTGGCTTGACATCTCCATCCTGGGACGTGAACACATAGAGAAGAACCTGCGTGATGTCCAGGATATCGCCATCAGTTTTAACGGCATAGACCCGGCGGATGAAGGTGAGAAGGGCTGGATGCCGGTACTGCCGATGCAGCACTACTCCATGGGAGGTATCCGGGTCCAGCCCAGTGGGGAAAGTACGACTATGAAAGGGCTTTTCTGTGCGGGAGAAGCGGCCTGCTGGGACTTGCATGGTTTTAACAGACTGGGCGGGAACTCGGTCAGTGAAGCGGTGGTCTCGGGTATGATCGTAGGCGAGTATTTTGCACAGTATTGCGAAGAGACCCATCTCAACACCAACACTTCCGTGATCGAGGAGCATCTCCAGAAACAGGTGGATTACCTCAAGGAGATACTGGAAAGGGACGGCGGACTGAATATATTCGATATCAAGGATGAGATGCGTACCATCATGCAGGATAAAGTAGGAATATTCAGGAACGGTGACGACCTGCTCGATGCGGTGCACCAGCTTGAAGAGCTGCTCAAAAAGACCAAAGAGATCACGGTTGAGTCCAAAAGCATGGGGAACAACCCCGGGCTCAATGAGGTTTACCGGGTCACCAAAATGCTCAAGCTGGCCCTCTGTGTGGCCAAAGGTGCCCTGCAGCGTACCGAGAGCCGTGGTGCGCACTACCGGGAAGATTTCCCCAAGCGAGACGATATGCACTGGCTCAAGCGTACCATCACTACCTGGCCGAATGAAGAGGATACACTCCCGACCATACACTATGAAGAGATCGATATCATGGAGATGGAGATGCCGCCGGCTTTCAGGGGGTACGGAAGGAAAGATTCTCTTATCGAAAATCCTTTGAGCGCACAGAGAGAAGCGGAGATCGAAGCGATCAAAAAAACACTCGATACAGTCGACCGTTTCACCGTTCAGGAAGCACTGCTCGATTATGAACTGCCGGGGAACCTGAAACATAAAAATGAAAGAGTAGGAGTAGGCTATGCCTGA
- a CDS encoding adenylate kinase, whose product MPKKLILIIGAPGAGKSTQAELLAQKYPEKITSYSTGELLKKETQSGSAVGRIISDYFYKGHLVPSTIIIDVVLDAIKAAPTDVVVIDGFPRKERQVKLFGDVLFSHKDIELVNVIELSVSDIAGKERFTGSEEIYENELQAYKETIAEVEKYYKEHDLLKVVDAEAPLDETFRQIEVIIQDKI is encoded by the coding sequence ATGCCAAAAAAACTTATATTGATCATCGGTGCACCCGGAGCAGGAAAATCAACTCAAGCAGAACTGCTTGCCCAGAAATACCCTGAAAAGATCACAAGTTATTCTACAGGTGAACTGTTGAAAAAAGAGACCCAGAGTGGTTCAGCTGTCGGGAGGATCATCAGTGACTATTTCTATAAAGGTCATCTCGTACCTTCCACCATCATCATCGATGTCGTACTTGATGCCATCAAAGCGGCACCGACCGATGTAGTAGTCATAGACGGGTTCCCGAGAAAAGAGAGACAGGTCAAACTGTTCGGCGACGTACTCTTTTCCCACAAAGATATCGAACTCGTCAATGTGATCGAACTCTCAGTAAGTGACATTGCAGGAAAAGAAAGATTTACCGGTTCTGAAGAGATATATGAAAATGAACTGCAGGCATACAAAGAAACCATTGCCGAAGTAGAAAAATACTATAAAGAACATGACCTTCTCAAAGTTGTTGACGCAGAAGCTCCGCTTGACGAGACCTTCAGGCAGATCGAAGTGATCATCCAGGATAAGATCTAA
- a CDS encoding DUF805 domain-containing protein: MIFALALLIPSIAIGVRRLHDIGKSGWWLLLGLIPILGGLVLIYFFVQKSK; this comes from the coding sequence ATGATATTTGCTTTGGCACTTCTCATCCCTTCTATAGCTATAGGTGTACGAAGATTACATGACATTGGAAAAAGCGGATGGTGGCTCTTACTTGGTCTTATCCCTATTTTGGGTGGACTGGTACTCATCTATTTCTTTGTGCAAAAAAGCAAATAA
- a CDS encoding L,D-transpeptidase, whose product MIDLKKTVLGILVMLFAVSTAEATEYRKHRVNIKALSATKFELTDVNFKNPKIVDLKGKDFFVVSVREPGSDGRVYAVDKDGTIWWNGRISSGAGGGRLVEKGGKSVPRGGHETNNDLFHVLVKRRFHMSKTHPSANGVNNMDFEIQFTPDGQALHLGNIAAMSHGCIHVGRQDIAPLFKWAKVGMPVVIMRGHYSQFLNQELNSFQNDIKAYDRSH is encoded by the coding sequence ATGATAGATCTTAAAAAAACAGTTTTAGGCATACTGGTTATGCTTTTTGCGGTAAGTACAGCAGAAGCAACAGAGTACAGAAAGCACAGAGTCAATATCAAAGCACTCTCGGCAACAAAATTTGAACTGACCGATGTTAATTTTAAGAATCCAAAAATAGTAGACCTTAAAGGGAAAGATTTTTTTGTAGTCTCTGTAAGAGAACCCGGAAGTGACGGAAGAGTGTATGCTGTAGACAAAGATGGTACTATTTGGTGGAATGGACGAATCTCTTCGGGTGCAGGCGGTGGACGCTTGGTGGAAAAGGGAGGAAAAAGTGTTCCACGAGGTGGACATGAAACAAATAATGATCTTTTTCATGTCTTGGTAAAAAGACGCTTTCATATGTCAAAAACACACCCTTCCGCCAACGGTGTAAATAATATGGATTTTGAAATTCAGTTTACCCCTGATGGACAGGCACTGCATCTTGGTAATATAGCGGCAATGTCACATGGGTGTATTCATGTAGGACGACAAGATATTGCTCCACTCTTTAAATGGGCTAAAGTGGGCATGCCAGTAGTCATTATGAGAGGTCATTACTCACAGTTCTTAAACCAGGAGCTTAACTCTTTCCAAAACGATATAAAAGCCTATGACAGATCACACTAG
- a CDS encoding fumarate reductase cytochrome b subunit, translated as MLNREYTTELLTGKDSTKRKSRMPARIDFLQSVSGLFLALFIMFHLLFESSILLGKEAMYRLTKLFEGEPFIEGGEPLIISALAVIIFTLFVVHAGVALRKFPSSYHEYRRYIEHKALLKHNDTNLWYVQITTGFIMFFLGSIHLYMIMTQPENIGPYASSDRIYSDLMWPMYLVLLISVVLHGGIGMYRLIIKWGWFDGTDPRTNRKRSRVIIKVLVGAYLLLGLASLGTYMKIGYEHQGEYGKRYVEQQK; from the coding sequence ATGTTGAACCGGGAATATACTACGGAACTCCTCACGGGGAAGGACAGTACAAAACGCAAAAGCAGGATGCCTGCAAGGATCGATTTCCTGCAAAGTGTTTCAGGGCTTTTTTTGGCGCTCTTCATTATGTTCCATCTTCTGTTCGAGTCCTCTATCCTTCTGGGAAAGGAAGCGATGTACAGACTTACTAAACTCTTCGAAGGAGAGCCCTTTATCGAGGGGGGAGAACCGTTGATTATCTCTGCACTGGCAGTGATCATCTTTACACTTTTTGTCGTACATGCGGGTGTAGCGTTGCGCAAGTTTCCCTCTTCTTACCATGAGTATCGCCGTTACATAGAACACAAAGCGCTACTGAAGCATAATGATACGAATCTCTGGTATGTGCAGATCACTACAGGGTTCATCATGTTCTTTCTTGGCTCCATCCATCTCTATATGATAATGACACAGCCGGAAAATATCGGGCCCTATGCTTCGTCGGACAGAATTTACAGCGATCTGATGTGGCCGATGTATCTGGTGTTGCTGATCTCGGTCGTGCTGCACGGGGGTATCGGTATGTACCGCCTGATCATAAAATGGGGCTGGTTCGACGGAACGGACCCGAGAACCAACAGGAAAAGAAGCAGGGTGATCATCAAAGTGCTTGTTGGCGCCTATCTCCTTCTGGGGCTGGCCTCTTTGGGCACCTATATGAAGATCGGTTACGAGCATCAGGGTGAATACGGAAAAAGATATGTGGAGCAGCAGAAATGA
- the dacB gene encoding D-alanyl-D-alanine carboxypeptidase/D-alanyl-D-alanine endopeptidase, translating to MKRSIVWFFALTMYIHALPAGINQIIGKSGIPKKDISIYIKEAGNSNRVVASLNADKSRTPASVVKVLSTYAAVLKLGFDYRWPTKFYSTGKIKNGVLYGDLLIKGFGDPTLSDKDLPEIVAKIKAKGIRQITGNIVIDRSYFKVGTKDNSGFDQHTYSPYNAMPDAMMFNERISTICVTPKKNVVTKQTPDASYRVVNKLKPVNKPCRGRYSWPSFKVDKKQNPTTVLLKGPISKHCGTRKLCQVITKPYKSFYYALKDALQKSGVSVKGGFRLNKIPRDAKELFTHYSQPLEKIISKTAKKSNNLYARHIMLFLGAKMYGAPSTLSKGRQAVEYILKSRGALKSGPLHIDNGCGLSRSSRITAKILAGVLDDAYTRYGMRWMKTLSIAGVDGTIKRRFRGTIVRNRAWMKTGTLKRVKNISGYVKSRNGRVYTTVILVNTKKGRWKAAQLQNNIIKWLVTYKGRGTYVARTEPKQVSVSKKTEKKTSPIQTENVRYSIQAGSFSNPPNAYYLSNISKLGLEYRIAKENGYKVFIGDYKSKDAAGVVLKKVKENISSGAFLVEESNTTPSKAAILY from the coding sequence ATGAAGAGAAGTATCGTATGGTTCTTTGCCTTGACAATGTATATACATGCATTGCCTGCCGGGATCAACCAGATCATCGGCAAATCGGGGATCCCGAAAAAAGATATCAGTATCTATATCAAAGAAGCAGGGAACAGTAACCGTGTAGTCGCTTCGCTCAATGCCGATAAATCACGTACACCGGCATCTGTGGTTAAAGTTCTGTCTACTTATGCAGCTGTGCTGAAACTTGGGTTTGACTATCGCTGGCCCACAAAATTCTACAGCACGGGGAAGATAAAAAACGGGGTACTCTACGGTGATCTTCTGATCAAAGGGTTCGGCGACCCGACACTTTCTGACAAGGACCTTCCGGAGATCGTAGCGAAGATCAAGGCCAAAGGAATACGGCAGATCACCGGCAATATCGTGATTGACAGAAGCTACTTCAAGGTGGGGACCAAAGACAACTCCGGTTTCGACCAGCATACCTACAGCCCCTACAATGCCATGCCGGATGCCATGATGTTCAATGAGCGGATCAGTACTATTTGCGTCACTCCCAAAAAAAATGTAGTGACGAAGCAGACCCCGGATGCAAGCTACAGGGTGGTGAACAAGCTCAAGCCGGTCAACAAACCCTGCAGGGGACGCTACTCCTGGCCTTCATTCAAAGTGGATAAGAAACAAAATCCTACAACGGTACTGTTGAAAGGACCCATTTCAAAGCATTGCGGTACACGCAAGCTTTGTCAGGTCATTACCAAACCCTACAAATCGTTTTATTATGCGCTGAAGGATGCGTTGCAAAAGTCCGGTGTCTCTGTAAAAGGTGGCTTCCGACTCAACAAGATCCCGAGAGATGCCAAAGAACTCTTTACTCACTATTCCCAGCCACTGGAAAAGATCATCTCCAAAACCGCGAAAAAATCCAACAATCTATACGCGCGTCATATCATGCTTTTTCTGGGTGCCAAGATGTACGGGGCGCCTTCGACACTTTCCAAGGGGAGACAGGCCGTAGAGTACATTCTCAAAAGCAGGGGAGCGCTCAAGAGCGGTCCTCTGCATATCGACAACGGCTGCGGACTCTCACGCAGCTCAAGGATCACAGCAAAGATCCTGGCGGGTGTCCTTGACGATGCCTATACAAGATACGGGATGAGATGGATGAAAACACTCTCCATTGCAGGAGTGGACGGTACAATCAAAAGACGTTTTCGCGGTACCATTGTCCGAAACCGTGCCTGGATGAAGACAGGTACACTCAAACGTGTCAAGAATATCAGCGGATATGTCAAAAGCAGAAACGGCAGGGTCTACACAACGGTGATCTTGGTCAATACCAAGAAGGGCAGATGGAAAGCGGCGCAGCTGCAGAACAACATCATCAAATGGCTTGTGACCTATAAAGGCAGGGGTACCTATGTGGCAAGGACAGAACCAAAACAAGTTTCCGTGTCTAAAAAAACAGAGAAAAAAACATCTCCGATCCAGACAGAAAATGTACGCTACAGTATACAGGCAGGCTCCTTTTCCAATCCACCCAATGCCTATTACCTTTCCAACATTTCCAAACTGGGACTGGAATACAGGATAGCAAAAGAGAACGGCTACAAAGTTTTCATCGGTGATTACAAAAGTAAAGATGCTGCAGGTGTAGTGCTGAAGAAAGTCAAAGAAAATATCTCTTCAGGTGCCTTCCTTGTGGAAGAGAGCAACACAACACCAAGCAAAGCAGCAATACTTTACTGA
- the murC gene encoding UDP-N-acetylmuramate--L-alanine ligase: protein MKIHFIGIGGIGLSALAKFLYNDGHKISGSDIRQTEITNDLAMNFDAKITIPHYADAVEGADRVIYSAAVRPNNPEYQRAKELGIELLSRKEALKFILDDKEVYAVGGAHGKSTTSSMLASLIPESNALIGAISKEFGSNVRNFPNDKVVFEADESDESFLNSNPTLAIVTNVEPEHMEYYEYDEERFYNAYKNFLSLAKTRIINAEDEFLASLDMESIKLYPSRDISNIEFVLVNGEPHTRFELLDLGAFEVFGFGEHIALDAALAILAALELGEELEPIRTRLRNYKGIKKRFDIVQNQESCVVIDDYGHHPTEIKVTMQSLKTYEALRGFTQLNVIWQPHKYSRTIDNLPAFVECFEGANELVILPIWSAGELEVDIDLKGAFSRYTLLMADSVTKEDGIVKVFKDGYIIREYSEGLVATFGAGDITYQIRGEA from the coding sequence ATGAAAATACACTTTATAGGCATAGGCGGTATCGGTCTTTCTGCACTGGCAAAATTCCTATACAATGACGGACATAAGATCTCCGGATCAGATATCAGACAGACTGAGATTACCAATGATCTTGCAATGAATTTCGATGCGAAGATCACTATTCCTCATTATGCAGATGCTGTAGAAGGGGCAGACAGGGTCATTTACTCTGCAGCGGTACGTCCGAACAATCCGGAATACCAAAGAGCCAAAGAGTTGGGAATAGAACTGCTTTCCCGTAAAGAGGCACTGAAGTTCATTCTGGATGACAAAGAGGTCTATGCCGTAGGCGGTGCGCATGGGAAAAGTACCACATCCTCTATGCTGGCATCGCTCATCCCGGAGTCCAATGCCCTCATAGGAGCGATCTCAAAAGAGTTCGGTTCCAACGTGCGCAACTTCCCCAACGACAAAGTGGTCTTTGAGGCAGACGAGAGTGACGAGAGCTTTCTGAACTCCAATCCGACTTTGGCTATCGTAACCAATGTGGAACCGGAGCATATGGAGTATTACGAGTATGATGAAGAGCGTTTTTACAATGCCTATAAAAATTTCCTCTCATTGGCAAAAACACGTATCATCAATGCCGAAGATGAATTTCTTGCTTCACTCGATATGGAGAGTATCAAGCTTTATCCTTCCAGAGATATCAGCAACATAGAGTTTGTACTGGTCAACGGTGAGCCGCATACACGATTTGAACTGCTGGATCTTGGAGCCTTTGAAGTCTTCGGTTTTGGGGAACATATCGCCCTGGATGCGGCTCTGGCCATACTGGCCGCACTGGAACTTGGGGAAGAGCTCGAGCCGATCCGTACGCGTCTGCGCAATTACAAAGGGATCAAAAAACGTTTTGATATCGTACAGAACCAAGAGAGCTGTGTGGTCATCGATGATTACGGACATCACCCTACGGAGATCAAAGTGACCATGCAGTCCCTCAAGACCTATGAAGCACTGCGCGGCTTTACGCAGCTCAACGTGATCTGGCAGCCGCATAAGTATTCAAGGACCATTGACAACCTTCCTGCTTTCGTGGAATGCTTCGAGGGTGCAAATGAACTGGTCATTCTGCCTATCTGGTCTGCGGGAGAACTGGAAGTGGACATTGACCTCAAAGGGGCGTTCAGCCGTTACACACTGCTGATGGCGGACTCAGTGACAAAAGAGGACGGCATTGTCAAAGTTTTCAAGGATGGTTATATTATACGGGAGTACAGTGAAGGGCTTGTAGCAACATTCGGAGCGGGAGATATCACTTATCAGATACGCGGTGAAGCGTAA